In Streptomyces nojiriensis, the sequence GGGCATAGCATCGGACCATGAGCGACGACAGCCACGAGCACCAGAGCTTCGAGACCCGCGCGATCCACGCGGGCAACACGGCGGACCCGCTGACCGGCGCGGTCGTACCCCCGATCTACCAGGTTTCCACCTACAAGCAGGACGGCGTCGGAGGGCTCCGCGGCGGCTACGAGTACAGCCGCAGCGCCAACCCGACCCGGACCGCGCTGGAGGAGAACCTCGCGGCCCTGGAAGGCGGCCGTCGCGGTCTCGCCTTCGCGTCCGGACTCGCCGCCGAGGACTGCCTGCTGCGTACGCTGCTCGCCCCGGGCGACCACGTGGTCATCCCGAACGACGCGTACGGCGGAACCTTCCGCCTCTTCGCGAAGGTCGTCTCCCGCTGGGGCGTGGAGTGGTCGGTGGCCGACACCTCCGACCCCGAGTCGGTACGGGCGGCCCTCACCCCGAAGACGAAGGTCATCTGGGTCGAGACCCCCTCCAACCCGCTGCTCGGCATCACGGACATCGCCGTGGTCGCGGACATCGCGCGCTCGGCCGGCGCCAAGCTGGTCGTGGACAACACCTTCGCCTCGCCGTACCTCCAGCAGCCCCTGGCGCTGGGTGCGGACGTGGTCGTGCACTCGCTGACCAAGTACATGGGCGGGCACTCCGACGTGGTCGGCGGCGCGCTGGTCGCCGCGGACGCGGCGCTGGGCGAGGAGCTGGCCTACCACCAGAACGCGATGGGCGCGGTGGCCGGTCCGTTCGACTCGTGGGTCGTCCTGCGGGGCATCAAGACCCTGGCCGTGCGCATGGACCGGCACGCGGAGAACGCGGGCAAGATCGTCGAGCTGCTCAAGCGGCACCCGAAGGTCACCAAGGTCCTCTACCCGGGCCTGCCCGAGCACCCGGGCCACGAGGTCGCGGCCAAGCAGATGCGCAACTTCGGCGGCATGATCTCCTTCCAGGTCGCCGGCGGCGAGGAAGAGGCGGTCGCGGTCTGCGGCCGCACCAAGATCTTCACGCTGGCCGAGTCCCTGGGCGGCGTCGAGTCCCTGATCGAGCACCCGGGCCGTATGACGCACGCGTCGGTGGCCGGCTCGGCGCTGGAGGTCCCGGCGGACCTGATCCGCCTGTCGGTGGGCATCGAGAACGCCGACGACCTCGTGGCGGACCTGACCCAGGCCCTGGGCTAACCCCCCCCGCCGGGCCCACCCGGGCCCGGCACCCCCACCCTTCCCGGCTCCGCCGAGCCCACTCCGGCTCCGCCGGGGCCACCTCCAGCCTCGCCGTCCACTCCGGCTTCGCCGGGGCCACCTCCAGCCTCGCCGGCGTTTGAGGCGCGGGTCCGGGCGGAGCCCGGTGCCCGGCGGAGCCGGGTTCCCTGGGGCTCCGCCCCAGACCCCGCGCCTCAAACGCCGGCGAGGCTGGACATGCCCGGCGCAGCCGGAAAGGGCCTGGCAGGGCTGGGTGTTGCCCGGCGCAGCCGGAGTTGGTGGGTTACCAGCCTTGCAGGGGTGGGGAGATGCCGCTCGGCGGTGTGAGCCAGGGGCGGGTCAGGGAGGCCCACACCACGAAGGCCACCGCGGCAGCGAAGAGCACGGCCCACCCGAACATCCGCAGCGCCCGCCGCCGTCGCAGCAGACGGTCGCCCCGGGCCGCGGCGCCCGCCGCGAGCCCCGTCGGCACCGGCGGGTACGGACCCTCCAGGAGCCGTTTGACCTGGGCTTCCTTCCGGTCGGGGAGCCCGCTCACGCCGCCCCCCGGCCCCTCAGCGCGGCCACGGCCCGATTGCACAGCACCCGTACCCGCTCCACCGGCATCCCGAGCTGTGCCGCCGCGACCTCCTCCGCGACCCCTTCGTAGAGCCGCAGGACGAGGACGAGCCGCTCCGGCGGGCTCAGCCGCGCCAGCACCCCGGCGCCACCGTGATGGCGCCAGCCGGTCCGGGCGAAGGCCGTGCACAGCTCCTGGCGGGTGAAATCGTACGGATCGTCCCCGCGCAGGCGCCGCCAGTTCGCGTACGTACGGGCCAGCGCGCCCGCCAGCAGCCGCCGGGCCGAGTCCGGTTCACCGGTCAGCAGGAGCGCGACATGCAGCAGGCGCCCGGCCGCGCCCGCCACGAAGGCTTCGAACTCCGCGTAGGAGCCCGCCTGTTGATCAACCACCCGCATAGTCCACATAGTGCGGGCAGCGGGGCCGCTCAGGTCAAGAGGCCGGACGGACTCCGCTCAGGAGGCGGGACCGGCTTCGGCCACGGCCGCCATGAGCTCCGACAGCGACAGGTTGAAGCGCGTCAGCAGACCGGTGAAGGATTCCCGCTCGCCCTCGCTCCAGCCCTCCGTCACCCGGGCCATCAGCTCGCGCCGCGAGGAGCGGACCTCGTCCAGCCGGGCCAGTCCTCGCGGGGACAGCGCGAGCACCACGGCCCGCCCGTCCTCGGGGTGCGAGGTCCGCTTGACCAGACCGCTGTCGACCAGCGGCGCGACCTGCCGGGTCACCGTGGAGGAGTCGATCCCCATGCCGCCGGCGAGCGCCTTCACGCCCATCGGGCCCTCCAGGTCGAGCCGGTTCAGCAGCAGGTAGGCGGCGCGGTCCATCGAGTTGCGGGCCTGGCCCACACCGCCCAGACGGGTCTGCTCGGCACGGCGGGCGAAGACCGCCACCTGGTGCTGGAGCGCGTCGAGGAGACCGGCTCCGGCGGGCGCGTCCGGCGCCGCGGGCAGATCGGAATTGGCCGAGGTGGAAGGCATGGCCGTGGGCTCTCTTCGCGTGGGTCCGACAAGGATGGGGGACAGAGTACGCGGCCGTGCGGCGGCTCGTACGCCTCGTACGAGAACTGATACGGCCGGTTGGGACTCCCGCGCCGAGCGTGTCCCGGATGGCGAGATATCGACCCTCCCGCACGCCCTGCGAGACTGGCGGCATGAACTACCGCGTGCCCCAGCCCGTCCCCCAGGTCATCCTCGACGACGTCCGGGGGGCCCAGAAGATGCTGTCGGGCGTCTCGCGGGTCACCGCCATGGA encodes:
- a CDS encoding cystathionine gamma-synthase, yielding MSDDSHEHQSFETRAIHAGNTADPLTGAVVPPIYQVSTYKQDGVGGLRGGYEYSRSANPTRTALEENLAALEGGRRGLAFASGLAAEDCLLRTLLAPGDHVVIPNDAYGGTFRLFAKVVSRWGVEWSVADTSDPESVRAALTPKTKVIWVETPSNPLLGITDIAVVADIARSAGAKLVVDNTFASPYLQQPLALGADVVVHSLTKYMGGHSDVVGGALVAADAALGEELAYHQNAMGAVAGPFDSWVVLRGIKTLAVRMDRHAENAGKIVELLKRHPKVTKVLYPGLPEHPGHEVAAKQMRNFGGMISFQVAGGEEEAVAVCGRTKIFTLAESLGGVESLIEHPGRMTHASVAGSALEVPADLIRLSVGIENADDLVADLTQALG
- a CDS encoding sigma factor-like helix-turn-helix DNA-binding protein; its protein translation is MRVVDQQAGSYAEFEAFVAGAAGRLLHVALLLTGEPDSARRLLAGALARTYANWRRLRGDDPYDFTRQELCTAFARTGWRHHGGAGVLARLSPPERLVLVLRLYEGVAEEVAAAQLGMPVERVRVLCNRAVAALRGRGAA
- a CDS encoding MarR family winged helix-turn-helix transcriptional regulator, encoding MPSTSANSDLPAAPDAPAGAGLLDALQHQVAVFARRAEQTRLGGVGQARNSMDRAAYLLLNRLDLEGPMGVKALAGGMGIDSSTVTRQVAPLVDSGLVKRTSHPEDGRAVVLALSPRGLARLDEVRSSRRELMARVTEGWSEGERESFTGLLTRFNLSLSELMAAVAEAGPAS